The Sesamum indicum cultivar Zhongzhi No. 13 linkage group LG9, S_indicum_v1.0, whole genome shotgun sequence genome segment acAGGagatgtttgtgtaatttggcATAACTTCATGAggtattaatgtaatttacccttagatttataattaataaaataggacttatatattatttgatgagCGGCATATACTAACtatttattaacaataaaatttagttgtaacTTAATTCTAGTAGTAAATGGcttactatttttttgttaaatacacaattcttctatttcatttttaatctaaaaactttaacatattgattttattatcaaacatGGGCTACTTTTAGTTCCTacaataacttaaaaaaaattgtatttacatttttatgtattttttattttaatatatttttgtaaattaaattttattatgacaTAACTATGCCGTCACCAGTTCAATCATGATTAATCTATAATTGAATTAGTGACCCTTGATCAGTCAATTTTCTGATTGAACCGTTCGAGTTTTAAAACACTGTCTCCAATTTTGTTGTGTTCTTCAATCTCGATGTATGCAACTGTTTATTTATGTTGGGACATGTATATTATTTCACCCTACTTATAAAAACCTAAATATTTGATTAGCACCtagatttgttttttttcaatcCCAAAACACCACAACATATTTGGACTCTTATAATTGATgataaaagcaaaatatataatattcaggggcaaaatatgaaaaataatcgCAAAATGCGCAAGTTAAGAACACACCAAAGCTGAGGGGAGGTTAGATActtctttttcataatattaatgTGTCTTTtttaaacttctttttttctaattttacgAGGCTTTGTGcctttttcaactttcaaaTGGGGCAATTTGAATTTGACCCTagctttaatatttgaatttttaaaaaaaattaaaatttccaaattaaaagaattttaaatacattattattcaataaaatataattcaattaatgaatttaaaattctttaaatctaaaattaatctaaataaatccaaatgaTTTGTGCCAGAAAtgtgaaattcaaaatttcacatCCATCGTCAATCCAAATGCAGCCGAAACAATATGGTGAAACGTCCATACCAATGTATAAAATCTATGAAATTGGATGAATAAAAAGAGAGACACAGGCAATGGAAAAAAGATTAACATGGCTCTTTATTGGTAGAAAAAGCGTATACCAGAAACAGAATCCGAACAAGGATACTACTACCTTACAACAACAGCAAACATCAGCAGTATCAGTCACTTTTGAGAAAACAAAACGAACAATACCCCATCATTCTTACAGAGCATGTACCCTAGAACCTAATAAATGATTGCAGAGCTTTCCCAGCATTTTTACTGTCACACTGAATTAAGAAAGTATTCTACAAGACTCTCTTTCTCTGGAAAAAGGAAACATATAAAAAGAGTAAATAGAGCAAAAGTTTTGGGTTGCTATCAATGTTGATATCTTCCCTGGGagtttaaatttaactaattagaACAGCAGCCTCTCTTCACAGTTCCTGATGAATCACTAACATTGATGGTAGTGCCCTGACCAGGAAGAACAGTTGCTGCAGCAGCTTCCTGTGCTGCCAATGCTTTCTTGCTAATGATGTGGTATATTTCAGTCAATATAGTATGGAAAGCCCTTTCAACATTAAGTGCCTCCAGAGCTGATGTCTCAAGAAATGAGAGCCCTTCCTTCTCTGCCAAATTTTTACCATCCTGCTCGGCAACTGCTCTCAGATGGTTGAGATCGGATTTGTTTCCAGTCATCATGATGACAATGTTAGAATCTGCATGATCTCTCAACTCACGAAGCCATCTTTGGACATTGTCAAATGTTTGCTTCTTAGTTATGTCATAAACAAGGAGTGCACCAACAGCCCCTCTGTAGTAGGCACTTGTGATTGCTCGATACCTTTCTTGGCCAGCAGTGTCCCAAATCTGGGCCTTCACTGTCTTACCTTCTATCTGTATCATAACGCAGGCGAACCAGTGATTTCCAAAGTGCTCAGCATCGAAAAACAAACATacaaacaaggaaaaacaGTTTCCCCAAAAGTTGATACTAGGATTTCATACTCAAGTGGGAACCAGACAAGGAAGATTTTTATCCCAACGAGCATTCAAGAAACTTGGAAGAAGACTTTAGAAATCAGAATCATGTTAAGCAAACAAATATCCTGAAAACTTGCTCGGACCATCGAATCCTTTTACTCATTCACATTTGgttcataaaaagataatgttAAACATAATACAAACAATCTcgaaaagaatgaaaaaccAAATGGAATGATGGCGTCATCAAAATTGTTTAACAACTCAGATCAACCGTAGACCTACCAATACCATGACAATCACTTAAGTTTACACAGAATAAATGTAATGCCACCGGAGAAGGACATTCagaacaaataattacaaaagcaTCCGAAACTCAACTCTTTGCTCGTAAGCTTCAGTGAGCTAATAATGATCACTATTTCTAATCAGCACAAAATGCAAGccttaaacaaaaaatatgatcttcaacaaccaaaaaattaaatcagaatAGTACTATGTTAGTTACATCAGAATTATGTCCTACGATGATATCTTAAGGGCCCAAACCATGGTAAAGTTGcatgaagaaaagcaccagCCTACCCTCCCCCCAACCATAAAAAGTTTCACAAAAATCGCCCAATATATATGTGCTGTAATCAAGAGATGAAGTATAGGATCGATACTAGAAAAAGATTTGCAACACACCTGAAGAGTTCTGGTGGCGAATTCAACTCCGATGGTTGATTTGGACTCCAAACAGAACTCATTTCTGGTAAAACGAGAAAGAATGTTGGATTTTCCAACTCCAGAGTCACCGATCAACACGATCTTGAACAGGTAATCATACTCGTGATCCACTCGACTTGCCATCACCTTTTATTCCActttataatatcttttttctcCCCTATTCTACTCCCTCACATACCTACACGCACaaagagaaattaataaaCGGAGAATAGAAACAGATCGAAAACAATCAGATCTAACCATTCCGATCCAATCATAAACCCaaatccaaaaacaaaacaaaagaaaaaaaaaaaaaagagagagagagataaaaCATACATCGAGACAAATAACAGAAACAAACATATATTACAACAAAACCGAAAAGATCAACACGATGTTTCCTTCACATAATTACCGTACCGTAAAGGAGAAATCTCGAGCGGAAAACAGGAGCgcagaaaaatagaaaaaaaaaaaaaagatgagtGAAAATGGGTGGAAAATGTGAAAGGAAAAAGGGAGGAAAGGAAGGAAGAGGTGTGTGTTGGGTTTGGGAGAAAATGTGGGGAGCGGGTGGGCGTTTGTAAATGGGGAAGAAATTTGAGTTTGTGCAttccaaattttatatgtGCACTCCCGAAAGAGGAAAACTATTATTGTGAGGGTGCGGCAAATATGTGATGACGTGCAGATTCTTggtttaaataaagaaatgggAGATGTTGGCATTAATATTGCTGGGAGTTGACAAAAATAGCGCATATGGTTTGAGCTGGCACTGCCCACACTGCACTTCCAGGTTGTGATCATTGGAATGTTAGTGACCTCCCATTTGTAGATGCCAAAACTCCAACCCCCATcctatattcttttttttttttttttatagttttcacCACCCATGTCCTCCTCCTTTTAATAAATCTGACTCTTAACATTATTTGATTTCAACTAACAATGATTTGAGATATTTTAAGTTAACATCTTTTATATAGGTTAGTGCTTGTTCAACCTTTTTAACCACTTAGGTGTGAAGACGGATCAAAGTATATATTTGATCATACTCCATTGAATTATTGCATTTTATCATTTGGGGATCACCAATGGAGAACCCAAATCTGcacttgtttcattttcttgcaaTATCGGGACACGTCGAGATGCAATGCTGCCTCATTCTATGAGAGTTTCTCGATAGGTGGTGGAATGGATGCCTATTTTGGAGGAGTTTTCTATCTGTTTCAGTTAGCCCAGCTTTTTATCACCATTTTCCTATTGCCTAACCTGACTAACTTTCCTAATATCTCAGGCTTTGATGTGTCTATTTAAGATGGGCACCTAGTGTTATTGCTCGTTTATTTTCGTGGTTTGAATTAATAGTTGATAGAACTcaaatgtatttattgtaggatccgataaattaataaaaattataagttgttTACTTGATTAAATTGagtattgaatgaaaaaagttttaatagtAGGAAAAGGTAGGGAGAAAGTCTGCTTTTGCGTGGATTTCTCAATCAAACCACATGTACTCTGTTTTCATATCAAGCCCAATCAAAGCTCGTCTCGAGCTTGTAAGATTCAAACTGAGTCGAtatcatgaaaaagaaatggttTATGCAATTGGATAAAGAGCATAatccatatttatatataaatgtaaataggCCTAGCTTGTGTTATAATGTTTTGTATGCCCGTAAGTGAATTAAATTGATCCAAAGTCACCAAAAAGCCATAATTGGGCTAGATGGGGCCACGACTAGTAGGATAGTCATATTTGGTAGAATGTTTGTCTCATCTCTATATattagagatttttttttccttaaaactATGTACATCAtgttttcctttctctttattcaggaaattaaagaataaacatacaaaaatttgtgtggagCATATTCATCTTTACAAAACTTAACAAAATTTCTGCGAAActcatgaatttcaaatttcatatataatattctataagtagttttcaaatttcatatataatattctataagtAGTCTCTTGCAAATGGAGTAACATTTGCGCActgattgaatttaaaatttatgtcgaTTAGCCTTAATTTGATTGGCGAAATTAAGATTTCATGACCTTTTTATAGATTcgaatttctaataatatatgaGTATTAATCTATTGGTGTTAGTTATATAGATTTAACTTGATATAATCGTAACAATTCACCCGAAAAGAATGAATGtgaaacttataaaatcaagaaatataatgtacaaatcagataaaaatgaaaacttattTCCTCTTGAACATGCAAGTGTTGCATTGCtatcacaagaaaatatttgcgGATCGTTATATTGGAGAACTACGACGTCGTATTGGGGGCTGCAGTTTTGTCCTTCTCGAGACGGAATCACATTACAATTCGTATTTCTATCCCCAGATGGTGTGGAGGAACCCTCCCAACTCCGCCCCAAGATTCCCGCCTGTGCTGTAATCAAATCGAAAACTGCCGAGCTGCTCCCTTCTCCGTTTTCAGCCCCGCTCCTCACCACCACCCAGCCATCTGATTCCCAATTCGCCCCTGCTCCGGAGACTAATCCCCTTAACCTCTCGTTGGCCCCAGAATTCGGAGTCTCATCTTCGTCTTTCTCGCATTCTTCCTCGCAGAATTCTGAATTAAACCAATCCAACACGCACCGCGGAGATGGAAAGGCAATTGAGCTTTTCTGCGGTCTCCTTGACAGGAATGGGTGCTGCAGCAGCTGCTCACAGCTCCATCTCTTCGTGTAATCCCTACTGAAGCACTTATCTAAGAAGTCAAGCCCTAAGTGCGAAAGCTGAGATGGAAACGGAGGCAACTCGTCCGAGTAGCTGATTCTACAAACTGAGTTAGCATCCGCTCCCCATGCCGGCTTACCCGTCACCATCTCGATAACGGTGCAACCTAGCGACCAGACGTCGGACTCTGGCCCCTGATGCTCGCCGCGTATCACCTCCGGAGCCATCCATAGCGGGCTGCCTCGAGTAGAGATGGTTGCCGACGAGATCTCCACAGCGGAACCAAAATCGGCGAGCTTGGCGGTGCCTGGTGTGTGCCCTAAGAGGAAGTTTTTACCCTTGACGTCGCAATGCATAATGCCTCTGGAGTGAAGGTATCTGAGTGCGGATACCAAGCACCAGGTGTAACTAGCAACGGCTTCCTCGTCGAAATCCACGGACGTTACGGCTAGGTCAGCGCCGGTGCCAGCCGGTAGGTACTCCATGTGCAAGTTCCTCAATGACGTCGTTGGTGAAGAACCCTCCATCGTGGTGTCATCCCCTAGGTACTTGACAATATAAGGAGAGGAGAGTGATTGAACAACTCTGATTTCGTTTTCCAACGCCTCTATCTGGGAAGGCAAGGCGGAGGCTAAATCCACAGACTTGACGGCAAAAACATCGCCGCTTGAGGTGGTAACTCCAAGACTCACTGTTCCGTAAGCACCTCTGCCGATGCAGGGGCCTCTGACCCATCCTCTGTTCACCTTTCTCATGCTCATCTGATGGAAATCGGGTAAGAATAGCTATCCTTTCTGCTGTGTAATGGGTTTTTGTATTGAAGGACGATGACATATCTGAGTGGGAAacttgtgtttatatatatacagagagTTGGGAGTTGGGGTGTGGATATGACAAGTTGACGTGAACAGAGAAGTGATAATATTTAAGACAACACTCTTGTGCTTTTATCCTTATCCACTAATTGATCGGTGGGGATTCGGTTAATTTGGTTGTGCGATAAATAGTGGGATTTTAGGACATGTTGAGCTTAGattgtggtggtggtggggatTTGATCAGTTAGGAATTTGGCATGTGATTGTTGGGGGAATGAATGAATATCCACATTCGGTTCGGCCAAGAGTTTGTGGACTGAGCTTAACATGGAATTATTATACTATGTACGTGTGCTTTTCTCAGACAAACCTCTACACACAAAGTTGCGATGTTTCGGCTTTCTTGATTtggttttatctttttagtttttttctcttttttgaaaGATAAACATAGGTGTTAAAGATTTTGAGCTTATGGTTGTGTGGTtcaattcatttcattttgaacacgTCATTAAATCgtaaagatattaatattatataatttttttgctattagTATAAAGTTTTATATGAGATGGTTGTTTAGCATGGTTTTAAAGTCAGGCCAAACATGAGCCGGTGTCTTAAGTTCAAAACTCATTACTATtcattcttataaaaaaaaggtttcACGTGATGGgatatattaagatattaatattaaatgattatcttttctgattatttaaacttttagataAGATAATAGTTTACAAagcaaaattgtcaaaaaattaagagtcAAGAGAGAGATGATGCTTTGAAACGAACTTGTGGCTCATGTAATTAAGTAGGCAAGACCCTGAAAAAATGGAACCTTTTTTGGGTGAGTGAGTGTAGTTAGGCTTAGAGCTTCCcttttcataaatatacaaGTATGGGCTACTTGCATTATTTTGTCATCTAACTCAATGGAAGGCAAGAGAAGTAAACGATCTTCTATCACATACTCATAATACATTGATATCATACCGTATCAATGTAAGActaatacataatataaaagtatgacACAACATGTTAGATCGTCACCCATTCCTCCACATGGAGAGACcatgaaagagagagagagggggttGGCCAAGAAAAAAGGGACTTGTCTAACTTCTTTGCTTACGCGGCGGGAGAATGAAGGTTCAAGTTTTGGCAACAAAAAGAGAATGAGAGGCTGAGAAGTGGATATGGCAAATGGAAGTGTGATTGTGCCCacaacccacacacacaacacactcACAGTGACACTGCATACGCTTTTACTTGTGAAGGAGAATTTGTTGCTGTTGGAGTGAGTTGACGTGCACCACTCTCGTCCACCTCAATTCTTTTAATCGCTGGAGTTGGACTTGCACAAAATTATTTCCTATGCTGCATTGAGTTGATCATACCagccaaaatttattttaattttttgagttcATAAACAGTGATAcagattaattatacttagactCTCTCTAATAactatgaaattatattttctccaaaaaaactttcaaatcaatattttccattttctgaaaatccTTCGTCTACAATTGTACTCCTTACATTCCGAATTTGGATAAGAAATTCtgacatcaacaaaaaatttatataaattttaaattttatccctcatttaatattttgtataatgtactaacaaaaatattctactaatattttttttatatttgtaaagggataaatataatatatatatatatatatatacaatcaaaaggtataactataataaaatattatttttgaattattgtcGTTGGATAAAAACTAAcctttattgaataaaaaactaGTCGtattatctataatttatacaaaatgttaaatgaggtgtaaaaattataatttttttgttggggTCAATATTATACATCCAAATAGGCAAATTGCATTTTCTGTTGCACACAATAGAGGGGGTTGCACATATGATCCCAAGGTTTACAGACTAAgcatatttagtcctataattcaaaaaatttgtacttttaatccttttcAATAAATCGAGCAAAAAACTAATGGAATTTGTTAGATAAACACTTGTCATTactttattaacaaaatatttgaaagtggaaaaaaaatgcataaccTTTTGACAGGCAGTACCTTTAATCTGGGGGAAGAGACTCTCTTTCATAGTTCTCTACCGAGTGAAAATGAAGAAGTATGACCCATTGTGAATCGGGTTGTTGGTTGCTGTAGATAGAccc includes the following:
- the LOC105170451 gene encoding ras-related protein Rab11C, producing MASRVDHEYDYLFKIVLIGDSGVGKSNILSRFTRNEFCLESKSTIGVEFATRTLQIEGKTVKAQIWDTAGQERYRAITSAYYRGAVGALLVYDITKKQTFDNVQRWLRELRDHADSNIVIMMTGNKSDLNHLRAVAEQDGKNLAEKEGLSFLETSALEALNVERAFHTILTEIYHIISKKALAAQEAAAATVLPGQGTTINVSDSSGTVKRGCCSN
- the LOC105170453 gene encoding mitogen-activated protein kinase kinase kinase 3-like, coding for MSMRKVNRGWVRGPCIGRGAYGTVSLGVTTSSGDVFAVKSVDLASALPSQIEALENEIRVVQSLSSPYIVKYLGDDTTMEGSSPTTSLRNLHMEYLPAGTGADLAVTSVDFDEEAVASYTWCLVSALRYLHSRGIMHCDVKGKNFLLGHTPGTAKLADFGSAVEISSATISTRGSPLWMAPEVIRGEHQGPESDVWSLGCTVIEMVTGKPAWGADANSVCRISYSDELPPFPSQLSHLGLDFLDKCFSRDYTKRWSCEQLLQHPFLSRRPQKSSIAFPSPRCVLDWFNSEFCEEECEKDEDETPNSGANERLRGLVSGAGANWESDGWVVVRSGAENGEGSSSAVFDLITAQAGILGRSWEGSSTPSGDRNTNCNVIPSREGQNCSPQYDVVVLQYNDPQIFSCDSNATLACSRGNKFSFLSDLYIIFLDFISFTFILFG